The following nucleotide sequence is from Bacteroidota bacterium.
ATTCAAAAATACCAAATAATCCTAAAAGTAGTAATAGCTATGATGCAGACTATGCCGGTATTTTTATTGTGACCCGAGCTACGTTTGGACATTGTCCAGTTTACAACTTTATAATTCGCCTTAGTCTTTTTTCACGTTATTATCAATTGGCTTTGTCTTACTACTTTCTTCATCCCGCTTATCCAGTTCAGGCGTCGCCGAAATTCGGGAGAGAAAAAAAATAGTCCCCTTCCCTTTCCATTTTTTTGTTGCCCAATAGATACCAATAACAAGCCCAATACATGCTACAATTACTCCGATGATTAATCTAGAATTTGATGGATTTGGGAAATAAATTATTGCTCCAATTCCAAGTCCAATTAGTAGTGGTGAGATAACAATCTGCAGCCATCCAAATACTTCAGTAATAAATTCAAATACTTTGAAAATTCCGAAGTTGTTGTTATTGGTGTCTTTTTTATCTTTTGGCATAAAATAAATTTCGTTGTGTTCAATAATAATTTGGGGGGCATGCCGCATTACAATTTTTCCTTCGTTTCACAATACTGCTGCGGCACCGTGCTTTTCGCTCCAAATCCTCTCCCGCTGAAAAAGCGGGCTGCGGGTTTTCCGCTGCAATCACTTGCCCGGGTTGGGTGGTAGTATGGCATCTTTCCTGTCCGAGCAGGGTTCTCGCGACCAATAATAAATAATTTAATCCCGCGAAACCCTGCGACTTTGGGACACGAAAAATTCGATTTAAATAACTCACAACTCCGAATGACGCAGGGTTAGGCCGGTATTTTATTTTTTTATTATGGCCGGAACCCTGCTTGGACTGGATGGTTCAAATGAGTTATTCGATGAAAACCTTTTTGTCAAAACGATTTCCATCAATTAATAATGATACCAAATATATTCCTGTCGGGTAATTCTGCATATCTATTTTATCGTTAGCAATAAGCAATTCGTCTTTTATTAATTCCTTACCGGTAATATCTGAAATAATTAGTTGTAGTTCTGTAATTTCATTTAGATGTAGATAAATTATTTTGTTAAAGCTATATACGACTGCTCCGATTTCATTTTGCGTTTCGTTTATTCCGCTAATCAGTTCTCCTGCATAAAGTCCCGTTCCACATTCGGCGTTATAGGCATAATCTTTTATATGAATGGTTTCGACCGAATCTGTAAATGAGCAACGCATCCAACCGTAATGAATACACGCTGCTTCATCAATAAATTTAATACCAAGATAACGATCTTCATCTGGAATTTCATTCCATAAACCAGAGTGATAAGTCCAAGGCCCAATTGGTAAAGCCGAAGTGTATGAAACCTCTTGGCGCTTCCCTGCCATATTGAAAAAACCAGTATTAAATGGTGCAGATTCATTAATATGAAACCCAGTTGAAAGTGTAAAGGCGATTTGTGTTGGTATTCCAATAATAGAGTTGCCTGTATAACTCGTTCCTACTTCCCAAATTTTTAATAAGTGAGCACTAAAAAAATAGGAATCGAATGTGTAAAAAGTCTCCTTCAAAATTCTAAAATCCTGAGTGCCATTATTATCTATATCAAAATTCACTTCACCATAATCGCAAACTACATCCGGTTCTAAGTCTACATAAATTACCTGCGCATCTGAAATATTACTAAATAAAATGAATACTCCTGCTGCTGCGGAGTATTCATTTATTAAGTATTTATTTCGTTTCATGATTATTCTGTTTTAATTAATTGCTTTGTTATATCTATGCCGACAACTCATTTAACGTTTTTAGGCTTGGCTAACGTGGTGATTTTCACTACAAATATAGATACAGGAAACCAAACTTTGATTAACCACAAATGTAATTTTTTAGTAATTATCATATTCTATCAACGGGTTAAAATTTTGATATCTTATATAACCAGCCTTGTTTGTTTTGTCTGCTTTAATTATTTTTTCGTTGCCGTTTTTATCGTAAGTCTTTACTGTTAAACCATCCGACAATTCAACACTTGCAAACATTTTTAAACTATCACCAGCTATGTTAAGAAATATTGTTGAACATCCACCATAAACTAAAAACGCATCAATACAGTCAAGTTTTTTGTTATAAAGCATATTTGGATAGTCCTCTGAATTGACGATTGATACTAGGTTTTTGTTTTGATTATCATAAATAAAAAGTCGTCTTACTTCGTTCGCACCACGAGCAGCAGTGCCTGAAATAAAAGTAATGTCATTAAAATTATCATTATTAAAATCTGAAATAACAGGCTCAAACCCCATTATAGCGGTGGTTTCATAACTATAAGTATTTGTATTCATCCAATATTCCGGGTCTTTAGTTGTATTACTTCCTTTTATATAAAACTTAATTATTACAAAAATGTCGTCATAAACTCGATGTTTTATTAGTTCAACTTTGCATTTTCCTTTTACACCGATATTTAAACTGTCAACAAAGGTTTCGATAATTGCTGTTTTAGCGGTATCTACATTTTGATTGGCAACAAAAGGGTTGTCACCTAATGGTATTTCACTGTTTTTTATTTCTGTTGTGTCAGCCTTGGCAATTTGTTGCTTGGGCTCTTGGTTTGGTTTACAAGAGAGGAAAATTGTAAGTAGTAGAATTGGGATTTGTCTCAATTGATTTCGTTTATTAAAATTGTGAATAATATTTTTGGGAGTGCCGATGGTAGGGTGTTGCATCACTAAACTCTATATGAAGAACAGTACTTCCTCTATATACAAATATGTTTGTGGAGAAAAGCACCGCCACTTTCGCAACCCTATTGTTGTAGACAATGTTTTTTTCATTTGTCAGTCGGATAAAATGATTTTGTTACTTCAATTTCCCCGACAATGTTGTTGTTAAACTCATCAAGTTGCTCAGCCGGAATCCAAAGTTCATTATGAATATGTCCACCCACGTTTTGCACATCAAATTGTTTTAAGTAGTCCGTTTTAACTGCAAATTTTGTCACGAACCCCGCTCCTGATGCAGCAACATTCCAGTCTCTTGCAATTTGTATTGCATATTCTTCATTCATTACCGGATAAAAAATAGGTTGCTCGGGAAGTCGTGGTGGAAACTTTTTCCAGCCTGACTGCTCAATCAAAGCTAGTTCTTTCGGGCCAACTGGTCGATATAGTGTTGTTGTCATATTATTTATTTGTGCGCCATTTGGTCAATCTTGTTTTCCATTTAAATATTTGTTGTTTAAAAGCTCCAATTAATTTTAGTTATCACTACCATCATGGCGCAACCGCTAATATGAGATTGTGAAAAAATTCTCCAACAATATAGCCCATTCAAAACTACTAAATAATCCTAAATGCAGTAATAACATTGACGCAGCGTTACACCGGTATTGTATTTATTATGCAGCCGAAACCTGCCTTGCACAGATAATATTATTTTGGGGGCATGCCGCATTACAATTTTCCTTCGATTCACAATCCTGCTGCGGCACCGTGCTTTTCGCTCCAAATCCTCTCCCGCTGAAAAAGCGGGCTGCGGGTTTTCCGCTGCAATCACTTGCCCGGGTGGGTGCAGGTATGACAACACTAAATTATAATCGAAGAATGGTTTTAGTGAGGTAAACGTCCCATTCTTAGAACTTCGATACAATAGAATTTTTAATTATTTTATTATCGTTTTTCGAGCACATTTACTACACCACCAATATTCTGAATCTTCCTTTTTCATTAACAACCTATAAGCATAATTACAATCCGGACATGTTGATTCAAAAGATTCGTCTTCCAATGCATGATAACCACATATAGAACAATTCCAAATAGTTAATGAAGTGATTTCATGATCTACAGACCAAAAGAATCCTATTTCTTTACAATTTGGGCATTTATGCAGAGACATAATATTTTGTGTTTAGCATCATTGAGTATAAATTCAAAGTGTAAAAAAACTCGTTTTTAAATTTAACCTTTTCAAAACTACCAAATAATTTATTTAACATGTAATACCTTTTGAAACATACCAGAGATGGGTTTTATAACACTTCTAAATATTCCGGTGTACCTGGGCCCTTTGTTACGTGAATGTTCTGCTTTAATGAAAGTTTTATTGGATGTATTTTAAATGCATTTGCAGTATGCGAATATTAGAAAATTTATAGCCTATGAATAATCGGCAGGCCTTAAAAGGACCGAAACTGAATGTTTCATTTGATTTAAAATTGAATTTTTAAAAATTAATCGGTTGTGCATCAGCTACAGATATTGGCATCTGGCCTTCTCAGTTGGCTGTATAGCGAAACAATTATTCATAGTTATTTCCAAATTTTCATACGTTTTTCTATTTCTGCAACTAATTGTTGATTATTCCGAAAAATAAAATTTGTAACTACAAGCTGATTTAGTTTGTTTACTGCTTCTTTCTTAGTTAAAACAGATGTTTCTACTAATTTATCAAATATCCAAATCATACCGTGATATTCAATGTACTTGTTTTTTGCGCAATTTCTAACTGTTTTATCACTGCTCAAAACACAAGCATTTATTTTGTTGGCAATGTGCAGAACTGATTTGTCTGTTTCTGATAGTGATTTGGGGTAGTCTTCCGAGTAAATTTCTATGAAATCCTTTTCCTGTAAATTATGAACTATAAGCCTATCCACAGACTGATAAGCCTTAAGAACTTGCTGTTGTTCGGGGTATAACTCAAAATATACTGCGGAAGTAGTATGTATTTCTATTTCAAGATTAAAAAATGAAGCTACAAGATCTAAATCATATAGGTCTATAAAGATACAGGCATCCGTGACAGCAATTTTTAATTTCATAGCCCGAACAAATATTTGACATAAAAATATGATAATTAAAACATTGGTTGATGCTCTTTCTTAAATTCTGCCAAAGATTGATTTGACAATGAAGCTGCTTTGGACATTGAAATTTGGTCTTCTATGAGTGCTCTAAATAAAAGTTGTTCAAAACGATTGCTTTCTTCCACTCCCTTATATTCTACAGGTTCATCTACCTTCCAATTCAGTTGCTTGATTAAAAAGAAAAACTGCTTGGTGTAATGGTCATTAATGATTCCACAATCTTTAGCTCTCATAACAACTGCCTGCATAGAAATGCCATATTGTTTTTTGATAATACCTAACTCATTTATTGAAAGTTTATTTCTGTGATTGCCCAATTCAGTTTTAATAGTTTCTTCGGGTAATAACATTGCTCCTGCAAACTGATGACACAAAGTTTCTTTTTGCCGTTCGGTTACATCGCCAAATTCTAATAGCAAGTGTGCTAACTCGTGTAAAAGTGTAAAACGTATTCTGTCAGGCTTGTTTATCTTATTGGCATTATATGCCACAACAGGGATAATTTCGTTTACAAAGGTTTGCAAACCATCAAAATCATCATTAACTCTCAAATCAATAACTTTAATATTATTGTCCTCTAAGAGTTCAACAACATTGAAAATTGCTCCATTTCCTAAATTCCAATCTGATCTGATTTTTTTTGCTGCTTCGTTTACGTGCTCGTAAGCAGTAATTTTTCCGATACCATTTAATGGGTTTTTAAAATCGACTGATAAACCTAAAATTTCTTCTAATTCTAAATATCGTGATAGTTTTTCTTTAGTAATTTCTTTAATTATAGAAGCTTCTCGTTGAGGCATCTTACTTAGCTTACGAAATTCTACTCCACTTAATTCCACTTTAGTAGTTCGGAAAAAGTAATCGGGATTTACATTCAGAGCTTTACTCATTGCGTTGATTTTTTCAGCATCGGGAATTACTTCCCCTTTCTCGTAACGGTGTAATGCTTGACGAGACAACTGATTATCCAAGGCGTCAGCTAAGTCTTGCAATGAAAATCCTTTCATCAAACGAGCTGACTTAAATCTTTCGGCAAATACAGCATTTATTCCCATTGTTTGTTTAAATTATGGTACAAAGGTAGTGATTATTAGTTTACAAACAAGCAAAATAACTGCCATTATTTCCAAAAATATGTAACTATGCCATTTTTTCATACAGTTAAAATACCAATATACTGACATTTTTACCGAATTTGGAAAAAAACTGACAGTTGACAATAGTCGATTGACACATTTGTTATTTGGCATACACTTTGTAACTTTGTAGCCGGATGCAAATGACTGCACCCATAACTTTTAAATATTTTAATAAATGGGAAAAAATCAACACGTAGTGCCCCACGGTAGAGATTGGGCTGTAAAAGGTGCCGGTAATGACAAGAGCACAAAAATTACACCAACACAGAAACAGGCTATTGACATAGCACGAGAGATTGCCAAAAATCAGCAATCAGAATTGGTAGTTCACAATAAAGAAGGAAAAATTAGGACCAAAGACAGTTTTGGAAATGACCCACGAAACATTAAAGGATAACATTATGAACAGAAAATTTTACTTAGACACCTTGCGGCCTGCTGACCGTTTAGTAATTCCTAAAAGTGGTTGGAGGCTGGTTCAGCATCACGCCATTTATCTTGGTAAAGACAACAACGGTAACAGGTTATACATTGAAAACGCTATCGGCAAAGGTGTTCAAATTGTAAGCGAAGCCTACCTTTTTAGGGGTGGCAATGAATTGACAAGAGTTGAACGATTTACAGGAAATCAACAACAACGAAATGCTGCTGTGAAGTTTGCGTTGCAACTCAAAGGCAAACAGTATGATTTACTCTATTTCAACTGCGAACATTATGCAAATACTGTACAACATAGAAAAACCCACAGTAATCAAGTCAGCAACGGACTTGTGTTAGGATTGTTCGCTTTGGTTCTTGGCATTGGACTTTCAAAATAACAATAGTTATGAGTAGTATTAGTATAACTGAAAAAATTGAAACGCTTAAACATACAATGGATAGATACGACCATTACTATGATAGCGTAAATAATAAGGCGAACGTGTTTTTAACACTCAACACTTTTTTATTGGGTGGTATTGTTACTGGGTATTACACAATAAAAGATCAAATTGATTGTGGTTTTGACATACACTTTTTTGTATGGGCGGGCTTAATTCTGTGCTTACTAAGCATTGCCTTTTCATTATGGGCAACTGTCCCATATTTAAGTAAGCAAGCGGATAGCGTATATGGGTCAGTAATTTACTTCGGAAACGTTGCCAATATTTCATTTCAAAGCTTTAAACAGATTTACAGTGAAATGACTGATGAAAAGCGGTATGAAGATTACCTTCAACAAGTGCATTTATTGGCTTTAGGGCTTCAAAATAAATTTCACAGGTTGAAATTAGCAACCTATTTAATAGGTGGGTGCTTTATCTGTATCATAATAATTGGATTTAAAATTTTAAATTAAAAAGATGAATAATAAACTTTACAAAAACTATGTAGATGATATTGCCCACTACTTGAAACAAGAAAAGAAAGGTAATCTTTCAAAAGGACTTGGTAGCGTTCGTTTAAATGAAAGTTTTTCTAGCACGCCAACAATGCTTTGGCAAGACAAAACCAAAAGCGAAGCGAATTTTAGAAGTCTTAGCGCGTTAAGTTCTGTAACAGGATATACTGTTAAGTATGAAGAAAAATTGGGTGCACATCCAAGTTTTAGCCATTTAAAGAACAGTGATAAAAGTGAATACCACTATATCGTATCTATGTTTATTGACGTAAGAAACTCAACAGGGTTATTCAAAAAGTATGAACCTGATGTTGTTGCCAACATTTGTCGAACTATACAACTTGCAGCTATTCATACTTGCTGGTATTTTGATGGTTACATACATAGATTGCAAGGTGATGGTTTGATGGTATATTTTGGTGGAAAAGGAATAACTAAACAAGCTGCCGTAGATAATGCGTTAATGGCTGCCTCTTTTGTTAGTTATTTCGTAAAAAACGATTTGAAAAACTTGTTTGACGAACAAGGTGTAAACCGAATTTACACAAGGATAGGTATTGACTTTGGCGAAGCTGCTGCTACACTTTGGCATAATGCGGGTATCGGTGAATGTAGTGAAGTAACCACTACAAGTTTACACACAAGTTTGGCTTGTAAAATGCAGGCACAAGCTGAAAGCAACGGCATCGTTGCTGGGGATAATGTTTTGCCATTTAAACCACAACACAGTGATTATTTCACTTACAAAAAATACAAGCATAACGGCGGTGAACATAATTATGTTTATGAAATAGCCGAGGAAAATTTACGATACAAACAACACGATTTTAATTGGGAACGATACTTAAAAAATCACCCGTCTATTGACGAATCTGCTGATGGAAATTTGACTTTTAGAGGTATGCCTATATTACCAAATACGCAAGTACAGCAAAACATAAATCATTTACAACAAAATGTTATTTACTATAAACCTTACCTCAAATAGAAGTTTCCAAATAAGGAATTTTGAAGAAGATAAAATTGCCACATTAAAAGCTAATAAAGGATTAAGATATGTTGGCAAGGTAAAGGACTTTTTTAAGTTTAGTGGCAATTTTTATCTTACTAATCCGCAAGGTGATTTAATTGAAAGCTTTGAAATCGTTATTTTGATTGGTAAAGCATATCCAAATGTTTTTCCTATTGTAGTATTGATAGATGATAAAATTGAAAAAAATGAAGATAACCACATGAGCGTTGATGGAATTATTTGCTTTGAACACGACTATATAACTAATGCAATCTCCAAAAGCGGATTAAGGTTATATGATTTTGCAAATTATTATCTACCAAAATACTTTTCTTGGGTATTGGTAAAGAAATATGGCGCTGCGCAAAATTTACAGGAATGGGCACATGGTGATGAGGGCACAAAGCAATTTTATGAAACTCTTTTGGGAACAACCAATAAAAATACTGTTCGTTTGTTTTTAGAAAACTATTGTAAGGCACCAAAAATAAATCGTAATGATAAATGTTTTTGCGGAAATGAAAAAAAATTAAAACATTGCCATTTAGAAGCGGCATATTATTTAAAAGCTACTTCAAAACAAAACATTTCAAAAGATATAGCTTTATTTGCAATAAGTATTAATCCTTCTGACAATTAAGGGTTTTTCACCTTTTAAATTCCTGCTGGGGCTTTTAATCCAATACCCTCGTTATTTCATAAGCTGACGTTCCGCCGCTCCGGCATTCGCGAAGTTCGGAAATTATTATTTTCTGGTAAAGATAAAAATTCTTACAAAACTTGAACTTACCACCTATTGTTTCAGCTATATTGATTAGCATGTTTTCAATATTAATCCAAATTATGGCAATACCGTAAAACAAGCGAGGGATTTATTTACAACATGGAACAGGATCAACATTAATGTCAACTTTCAAATAAGGCGATATAACCATTTAAAAGGAATAAGAACCGACAGCAAAGGTTATGATAAAAAAACGTATCGCAGTAGTGAAACGGATTGCAAAAATTGTCCGCTAAGAAAAAGTTGTGCCGGAGAAAAAACAAAGTTTAAAAAACTTGATGACACAGTCGATAAACCATATTACGACCGGATGCATGAACGTATGCAAACCGAGTATGCAAAAACGATGGTGCGTATAAGGAGCAAAACAGTAGAACCTGTGCTAGGAACATTACTCAATTTTATGGGTATGCGTAGAGTGAACACGCGCGGCATAAATAAAGCAAATAAGCATGTGTTAATGGCATCCCTATGTTACAATCTGAAAAAATATTTAAAGTTTATTCGCTTAAGTTGTGCAACAGTAACCCTTGTTATGGGCATGCCCTTCTTTTTCTGCAGTCCAATTGTCGTGTTTGTATGGGTCAACTGTATGCATTGTCCGCTTATCTAAAAATATAAAGACAACCTCTTATGTTAGTAATTCTGTAGCCACGTCAGATTTAATGTTTCCAACCACAAAGGCATCTTTATTCAAAACTCTAAATTCAATCGTTGTCCATATGTCAATGATTACAGATGTCTTGATTAACAGTAATGCTTCGGCATCTGTTAAAACTGTTCCGTCTTCGGTTGTAGTCCACTTAGTTCTGTTCTCACTCAGTTTTCTTTGAGCTTCGGCATCTTCTACTTGAAAAACCTCAACTGTTAATTCGTTCTCAAACCAGTTTTCATTCGTCTTGTAAAGCATTTTAAATGCCTGTTGGAAATTGCAGATTAGAATTCTGCTTTTAAGAAAATCACTGAATGAGCTGTAAATAGGAATTCCATCAAATGTTCCAATCAGGAAAAAAGCCAAGTCGTTATCAGGTTGCGGCTCATTTAGTTTTGAAACAAATCTTTTGCTGTCCAACAAATCTTTGTCTCTATAACCGTATTCGGGTGCAAGTAAAATTAAATCGGGCTGAAAGCTTTTCTTTTCAAGCTCTTTTAAACCAGCATCAAGTATCTGCAAAGCATTTGTACCATTTACTTTATTGAATTCGCCTTGGAGTATTGTGCTAAAAAAATAATTGTCTTCCCATCTGCCTGTTTGCCCTCCGATTTGGTCAATGCCATACATGTGCTGATTGTTTTCTTTGGTGAACATCATTTTCGCTTTCTCAAAAACTGTTCGCTGCCCGATGCGTTTCAATTCAACCTCCTGACCAGTTACATCCTCTGAATTCCCAAACTGTTTAAACATTCTGTGCATTCTTGCTTGTGACTTCCATGCTTTGCCGATGATGTTTTTAAAATCGGTAATGAATGGTTGATGTAGCGGTGCAATTGCAAC
It contains:
- a CDS encoding T9SS type A sorting domain-containing protein, which encodes MKRNKYLINEYSAAAGVFILFSNISDAQVIYVDLEPDVVCDYGEVNFDIDNNGTQDFRILKETFYTFDSYFFSAHLLKIWEVGTSYTGNSIIGIPTQIAFTLSTGFHINESAPFNTGFFNMAGKRQEVSYTSALPIGPWTYHSGLWNEIPDEDRYLGIKFIDEAACIHYGWMRCSFTDSVETIHIKDYAYNAECGTGLYAGELISGINETQNEIGAVVYSFNKIIYLHLNEITELQLIISDITGKELIKDELLIANDKIDMQNYPTGIYLVSLLIDGNRFDKKVFIE
- a CDS encoding ImmA/IrrE family metallo-endopeptidase: MGINAVFAERFKSARLMKGFSLQDLADALDNQLSRQALHRYEKGEVIPDAEKINAMSKALNVNPDYFFRTTKVELSGVEFRKLSKMPQREASIIKEITKEKLSRYLELEEILGLSVDFKNPLNGIGKITAYEHVNEAAKKIRSDWNLGNGAIFNVVELLEDNNIKVIDLRVNDDFDGLQTFVNEIIPVVAYNANKINKPDRIRFTLLHELAHLLLEFGDVTERQKETLCHQFAGAMLLPEETIKTELGNHRNKLSINELGIIKKQYGISMQAVVMRAKDCGIINDHYTKQFFFLIKQLNWKVDEPVEYKGVEESNRFEQLLFRALIEDQISMSKAASLSNQSLAEFKKEHQPMF
- a CDS encoding DUF2188 domain-containing protein, with amino-acid sequence MGKNQHVVPHGRDWAVKGAGNDKSTKITPTQKQAIDIAREIAKNQQSELVVHNKEGKIRTKDSFGNDPRNIKG
- a CDS encoding transposase, whose product is MNPNYGNTVKQARDLFTTWNRININVNFQIRRYNHLKGIRTDSKGYDKKTYRSSETDCKNCPLRKSCAGEKTKFKKLDDTVDKPYYDRMHERMQTEYAKTMVRIRSKTVEPVLGTLLNFMGMRRVNTRGINKANKHVLMASLCYNLKKYLKFIRLSCATVTLVMGMPFFFCSPIVVFVWVNCMHCPLI